TAACTAATTAATGAGTCAAATGAAGAAAACAGATATTTTAGAAGCAATATCGAATATGAGTGTAATGGATGTTGTTGATTTAGTTAAAATGATGGAAGAGAAATTTGGAATTTCTGCTCAAGAAATGGTAGCTGTTCCAAAGTCCATTCCATGCGAGACTGTAACAGCTGCGATAGAGGAGAAAACTGAATTTGATGTGAAAATAATCAATTTTGGCGAAAATAAGATTGGGGTTATTAAAGTAGTACGTAGTATTACCGGACTTGGTTTGAAAGAAGCTAAAGACCTTGTAGAATCCGTTCCAAGCCTTATTAAAGGTGGAATTAGTAGAGAAGAAGCTGATAAAATTAAAAAGGAGCTCGAAGAAGTTGGAGCTACAGTTGCGCTTCAATGACAACTGAAAATCCATAGTTGACAATATGTATACTTTTTTACTGAAACGCATTTTTCTTAGTAGCTACTAAACATGAACTAAAAAATGGCGGAAATTTTATATGGAAAAAAACGATGCAAACGGTAGGGTGGTGATATTTAGGTTTGAGGTATGTGGCGCATGACGCAATCAAATGTTGAAAATGTTGAAGATGAAAATACAACCGTAGTTTCTTATGCTGAAAAACTGCGTGCACGAATCAACTTAGGCAAACGCGAAGTTGAAGTATTAAAAACTCCTTATCTATTAGCAACACAAATAGAATTTTATCGTGCCTTCTTACAAAAAGATGTTGCTCCTGAATATCGAAAAAATACTGGCCTTCATGCTGCATTTAAATCTGTTTTTCCTATCTCTAGTTATTCTGGTTATGCGGAATTAGTTTATGTTAGTTATAGTCTAGGCGAAGGACCTATTTTTGATGTAGAAGAGTGTAAATTACGAGGTTTAACCTATGCAGCACCTTTAAAAGTGAATATGCGATTACTGATCTATGACAAAAATACATTCACGGGAAAAAAAGTCATTAGGGATATCAAAGAACAAGAAGTGTATATGGGTGAGATTCCATTAATGACGGAGACAGGAAGTCTCATAATAAATGGTACTGAGCGTGTGGTTGTATCTCAATTGCATCGT
The genomic region above belongs to Coxiella endosymbiont of Amblyomma americanum and contains:
- the rplL gene encoding 50S ribosomal protein L7/L12 — translated: MSQMKKTDILEAISNMSVMDVVDLVKMMEEKFGISAQEMVAVPKSIPCETVTAAIEEKTEFDVKIINFGENKIGVIKVVRSITGLGLKEAKDLVESVPSLIKGGISREEADKIKKELEEVGATVALQ